Proteins encoded in a region of the Sesamum indicum cultivar Zhongzhi No. 13 unplaced genomic scaffold, S_indicum_v1.0 scaffold00190, whole genome shotgun sequence genome:
- the LOC105179703 gene encoding zinc finger CCCH domain-containing protein 42-like, with amino-acid sequence MNPLTLVKRIQNINKKEANLGISEEASWHAKYKDSAYVYVGGIPFDLTEGDLLAVFAQYGEIVDVNLVRDKATGKSKGFAFLAYEDQRSTNLAVDNLNGAQILGRIVRVDHVNKYKKLEEEDEETKQRKREERGVCRAFQRGECNRGDSCKFSHDEQRAANTGWGAEEDRRPRWVQMHLCGKFDKLSIAHCTVTCNC; translated from the exons atGAATCCCTTGACATTGGTAAAGCGCATTCagaatatcaacaaaaaagaagcaaatctAGGAATATCCGAAGAGGCATCATGGCATGCTAAATATAAAGACTCGGCTTATGTTTATGTTGGTGGCATCCCATTTGACCTGACGGAAGGCGATCTCCTTGCCGTTTTTGCTCA GTATGGTGAGATCGTTGATGTTAATTTAGTCAGAGACAAAGCTACAGGAAAATCCAAAGGGTTTGCTTTTCTTGCTTATGAGGATCAAAGAAGTACAAATCTAGCTGTAG ACAATTTAAATGGTGCTCAGATTCTGGGCCGAATAGTTAGGGTGGATCATgtaaacaaatacaaaaaactaGAGGAGGAGGATGAGGAAACTAAGCAGCGGAAGAGGGAGGAAAGAGGTGTCTGCCGTGCTTTTCAAAGAGGAGAATGTAATCGTGGAGACAGCTGCAAATTTTCTCATGATGAGCAA AGAGCTGCTAATACGGGCTGGGGAGCCGAGGAAGACAGACGTCCAAGGTGGGTGCagatgcatttgtgtggtaaatttg ATAAGCTGAGCATTGCTCACTGTACAGTGACTTGCAACTGTTAA
- the LOC105179702 gene encoding phosphoglycerate mutase-like protein AT74 produces the protein MTNTGNLSCKKSFNNKQKQNYLPKRIILVRHGETQVNEDETVLEYVPNYKIKLSKKGRHQAHKTGSKIREIKLFQNSDWKVFFYVSPSSRTRETMEEIMGGGETFPKEKVVGVREECRLREQHFGNFQEMETRKKIKRMRNGYGKFFYRVPDGESSADVHDRVSAFLEGLWRDMETNRFGNGPSNELNLIVVSHGLTILLFLMKCFNWSIDQFEGLTNPGNCEYRVIEVGCNGEYSLSVHHQDEELREWGLSQEMIEEQKLRAYGPGFL, from the coding sequence ATGACAAACACTGGAAACCTGTCCTGTAAGAAATCCttcaacaacaaacaaaagcaaaacTATCTGCCGAAGCGGATAATACTGGTGCGCCATGGGGAAACCCAAGTGAATGAGGATGAGACTGTTCTTGAATACGTGCCCAATTACAAGATCAAGTTGAGCAAAAAGGGTCGCCATCAGGCTCACAAAACTGGCTCCAAAATCAGGGAAATTAAATTGTTTCAAAACAGCGACTGGAAGGtcttcttttatgtttctCCGTCGAGCAGAACCAGGGAAACGATGGAAGAGATCATGGGCGGAGGAGAAACGTTCCCCAAAGAGAAAGTTGTGGGAGTGCGAGAAGAATGCAGGCTGAGGGAACAACACTTTGGGAATTTCCAGGAAATGGAGACGAGGAAGAAGATCAAGAGAATGAGGAACGGGTACGGGAAATTCTTCTACCGTGTCCCTGATGGCGAATCCAGTGCTGATGTTCACGACAGAGTATCAGCTTTTCTTGAAGGGCTGTGGAGGGACATGGAAACCAACAGATTCGGCAATGGCCCGTCGAACGAGCTGAACCTGATAGTGGTTTCCCATGGGCTCACGATTCTTCTCTTCCTCATGAAATGCTTCAATTGGAGTATTGATCAGTTTGAGGGTCTGACCAATCCAGGAAACTGCGAGTACAGAGTGATAGAGGTAGGATGCAACGGGGAATACAGCCTGTCTGTTCATCACCAAGATGAGGAGCTGAGGGAATGGGGATTGTCTCAAGAAATGATTGAGGAGCAGAAGCTTAGAGCTTATGGCCCCGGATTTCTTTGA
- the LOC105179704 gene encoding transmembrane protein adipocyte-associated 1 homolog — protein sequence MSNPNITLSIASVQNITDPPVRSKIGRIFGLYSAGSAGCSSLWRDAALVVPSALLVLYLGFQARRHLKKLSYRKSYVMIAYYALLWFSALLNLAWSLLQGWQCSFVAVELTYQAIFIFGFGVPLFISADASHWGKWGVLFVHTLVLTAVYCYILFVHYSKWRDKLPPRPSFYNYVVVMFIINALGLFASGLAGNGFGLGLWLYNVIIICYHSLYLSFLYVTFLVGFFQEEDWLLDNAYYSEMKDAGFLDTEWH from the exons ATGTCAAACCCTAATATAACCCTCTCGATCGCTTCGGTGCAAAACATCACGGATCCCCCTGTGCGGAGCAAAATTGGGAGGATTTTCGGATTGTACAGCGCCGGAAGCGCAGGCTGCAGCAGTCTCTGGCGCGATGCGGCCCTGGTTGTACCGTCGGCTTTGTTGGTATTGTACCTAGGGTTCCAGGCCAGGCGCCATCTGAAGAAGCTCAGCTACCGGAAGTCTTACGTAATGATTGCGTACTACGCGCTCCTATGGTTCTCGGCTCTTCTCAATTTGGCGTGGTCTCTTCTTCAGGGATGGCAGT GTTCCTTTGTTGCAGTTGAGTTGACATACCAGGCAATCTTCATTTTTGGGTTTGGGGTGCCGCTCTTCATAAGTGCTGATGCTTCACATTGGGGGAAGTGGGGTGTATTGTTTGTTCATACCTTGGTGCTCACAGCAGTCTATTGCTACATACTGTTTGTTCACTATTCAAAGTGGAGAGATAAGTTGCCACCAAGGCCTTCATTCTACAACTACGTAGTTGTCATGTTCATAATAAATGCTCTGGGGTTGTTTGCTAGTGGACTGGCTGGAAATGGTTTTGGGCTTGGACTTTGGTTGTACAATGTTATAATTATCTGCTATCACTCCCTTTATCTTTCTTTCCTGTACGTAACTTTCCTGGTTGGCTTCTTCCAGGAGGAAGATTGGCTTTTGGATAATGCATATTACTCAGAGATGAAAGATGCTGGTTTTCTCGATACCGAGTGGCATTAG